Part of the Nicotiana sylvestris chromosome 2, ASM39365v2, whole genome shotgun sequence genome, ACTATCACGAATAAAAGTTAACCTAATAAATCACACAATACTAAAGAAATGATCTTTTgctgctatttttgcaaatggaATTAATCCAAGTCTCAAACTTTGACCAGAAAATGTAAGCACGAAGAAGTTGAAGAACTTAAATGAAATGGATAAGGATATATAAATGGGTTGAAATATTTCCGGGAAATTTGAAGAATTTAAGGTTGCAGTTTCAGCTCCAAAGAAAATGGGAGTTGACGGATGAAGAGAGGGGCAGGCACCAGTGCTGATTCCTGCCCGACCGTTTTGCCCCAACCGATTTTTCTAGACCTTTAACTGCAAATCAACTTTCATATATACCCTCTATATTTCATTTTATTTGATCAAAATTTTGATATGTCTTTCATTTAATTTTACTaactccgttccaatttatgtgaacatgtttgactgagcagaaagtttaagaaaaaataaagacttttagaatttgtgttaCTAAATAAGTCAAAATTacggttataaaagcttctcattaagggtataattgtaagtttaagctataTTGTTactaaatttagaaaggggtcattctttttggagcgtaccaaaaaagaaataggttcacataaactggaagaGTATGTGATATTGTACTtttaataacaacaataataacaacatatCCGGTGTAATTTTATATAATGGGATTTGGAGATGATAGcgtgtatgcagaccttatctCTGCCTTGACGTGATATTGTACTTTTTAGTTCggtttgaaaaaatatataataataaaaataaaaaaaacgatgCACAAGGTATCCCGCGTTCACGCAGGGTCCAAAAAAAATCGCAACCCAAGGAGTATGATGTGGAGAACCTAGGCATAAAACACTATTTTATCATTGCTCCAAGGCTGCCttacaaaaaaggaaaaatacataCTTTACTCATCGACCTTGTCCCCAAATCCCTCTTACACACCTGTTACAGACAAAAATAATATTACACACCAAAACTTTTAAAGGTGTGTCAATTACACATCACTTCGCTGTTTGACCACATATGCTTAAAGATTGTTATTACACGCTTCAATCAGCATCTGACACATGtcataaatcaaaaaaaaaattgaaaaaacccCTGCCCCCACCCCCACTCCACCCCCTCTCTTCATCTTCCCaaagaaaaaaatacagaaaagaaaaaataccACCCCGTCCTCATCTCCCCAACCCCATCATCTTCTCCACCACTACCATACTACCACCAACTCTTTCACTACAAGCACATTTTTCCCTAACTATAGATTCAACTCTTTGCCCGATTTTTAGCAAGTTTTAACAACATCCATCACAAATCCTTatacaaatttcaaattcaagCTCAAACCCAAAACTTCAAACTTGTTAATggtgttttttgaattttatcaaaATTAATCACCTAAGTAAATTTTTATTCAACAATAATCACGAATTCAAACTAATTTTTTAGGTCATGGAACACCAAAATCAACAAGACCCGATTAAATTTTCAAGTTTTTTCAAAAGGTCAACAATGATGATTTTTACAAGACCCAATAGctcatcttttcttcttttttttttctttttcttcttagtcaTCGGGGTTGGAGAGACAAACATGAGGGGGTAGACAAAACTAGAATGGAGGTTGGGAAAGAAAACGAAacggggaggggggaggggaacGCTGGGGTGTAGGTTGGGGAAGAAGACATGGgttatatttttttcttctttaatttgaaaagaaaatagttaaaaaaaggggaaaaaaaaaacttaatttcATATGAATTTTGTAATTTTCACGCGCCTCTTTTATGTGTAATACACGCGTGTGCCACATGACAAAAGAGGTGTGTAATTGACACACTTTTAAAAGTTTTGATGCGTAACACTATTTCCGTGTTTAACAGGTGTGTAAGAGGGATTTGAATACAAAATCGATGGGTaaagtatgtattttgcctacAAAAAACATATGCTATATTTAAAAATTAATCTAATACCATTTCGTTTCTTTTCACTTTGAATCACATGATGAATAAGGATGTGTAAAACTTTTATTTGTTTGGTTTATATTGACCAAGGGAATTAATAGCAGTCAATGGAAATTATCTTTTTATTTAAGTTTATTTATACTATGATATTGGTTTAAATTACTATAAAAAAAAAACTGATGATCATTGAACGTGGTTCACACTTCACATAATAAGTCCGGAACCCGTCTACGTACATAGCGTAGACTTTGAATTTCTTAtaatcattttcatttttcacaccACATATAGACtgtagtagtttttttttttatacaATTGACCAATTACGAACCATTTTtcaacaccaaaaaaaaaaaaaaaaaccccatCTAAAGAACATTAACATAAGGAGAAGACGTGATTTTAGTTTCGGGCCAAAAGATTAGTACGTAATTTATATCCTTTCGTTAAGTCTTCCGAAATTCCCAATTTCCACGAGGTAAGCTTTCTGATTAACTCTTAGTTAATGGGTTGAATTGAAATTTGACAATTTCCCATTTGTTACTTTCCATATAATATATGTGTGTTAGAATTTAGAAACACTTTGCTTCGCCAGATTTCTGAAATTGGCCTCTCTTTATTTTCCTGCTTATCAAATTTTGATTTAGTTATGCTTTGGTTCAAGAAGTGAACTCATGAAACTGAAGCTTTGAGTATATGTTCTAGCAGTTTCTTTTTCTGGATATATATTAACTTTTAGGTGGATTAGTTTATTAATCTGGGAACTTCATATTTTTTTGAAGAAGATGCCAATTTCTTGGGAGATATGAATTGGGATTCTTGAAATATTCATATTTATTTTTTCTCCTTCCTGTAAAATTTTCAAATATCGTCTATCATATTATAGACCAAATAATTGAAGACTAAAGTACATTGAGATAGAATGATTTAAAGTTCACTAGGAGTGAGGTAGCGGGTACCCATGGAATAAGTTGGCTCGGACACCATGATTATAAGAAGAATCATTGTTCAACATAGGGATAAAGCCAATTCTAATTTTCTGGTTTTGGACGTGTAAAACCATTATTAGCAGTCAAGTTCATGCTTTATACCATAGACATCCAATAATTTAAAATGGAGGCAGCGAAATTTAGAGTTAGTGAAATCAGAACGCGGACGGTCTAtcacatatataaattttttttaactcGTGCGCGTAGGTAGAATTGTCGAGGTCTGAACCAAAATAAATGGGTGTAGTGCGCTCACCAGAAGGCTAGATTGACCCATTCTATTAGTGAGAAACTTTTTCCTCTGTTGCATGGTTCGATACAAAAATCTAAAGAAGATTAATATCTGGGGACGTGATTTCATTTCTTGAACTTGACAATAGATCATCATGTGATCACGAGCTGCACTGTCATTCAAATTCTTTTTGTCATATAAGGTAGGACAGATTGGGAGGTGAGAACCTAAACTCATCTGCACTTTATTCTAAAATGGTTTACCCCGTATAACAGAAGAACGATATGAGGTTAGTTAAAATGACCTGTTTCTGAATGTATGAAATCAGGTTCCTGCGTCAATCAATGGCCACCAACATCGGGAAGAAGTTTATTCGAATTGATATCAGTTCAGATACTGTCTGTCCGTGGTGCTTTGTGGGGAAAAGAAACCTTGATAAAGCTATAGCATTAGCCAGTGATCAGTATGATTTTGAGGTGCCGTTTGATTCTGTTATCTGTGCTTCCATTTCAACCGGTTCCTTTACTTTTACTGGCAAAATGCTGTTTTGCAGATTAGATGGCATCCCTATCTTCTCAACTCTTCTGCGCCTAAAGAAGGGGTTAACAAGAAAGATTACTACAGAAGTAAGTTTGGGCCTCACTCTGAACAAATGACTTCAAGAATGACAGAGgttcatattttcttcttttctcttattGCCCAAACAAATTGTCTTGAAAAGTTTCCTGTGGAGTGAATTGCCTTGTTGTAATCTTTTCAAAATCGTGCAGGTTTTTAAGGGCCTTGGGCTGGAATATAACATGTCAGGACTTACGTAAGTCTGATTAGTCTGTGTCTTATTTACTCAATGCTGTGAAGTGCAAACTTTTGTGTTATAAAAAATGGTTGGTTTTTTTGGATATGCAGAGGAAGTAGTTTGGACAGCCACAGACTTCTATATTTCGCAGGACAACAGGGGCTTGACAAGCAAAATAATCTTGCTGAGGAGCTTTTTCTTGGCTATTTCACCCAGGGAAGGTATATAGGTGACAGGTTAGTGCCTTTCTTCCCGATAGCATAAGATTTGCTGCATTAACATA contains:
- the LOC104224422 gene encoding uncharacterized protein; this encodes MATNIGKKFIRIDISSDTVCPWCFVGKRNLDKAIALASDQYDFEIRWHPYLLNSSAPKEGVNKKDYYRSKFGPHSEQMTSRMTEVFKGLGLEYNMSGLTGSSLDSHRLLYFAGQQGLDKQNNLAEELFLGYFTQGRYIGDREFLVEAARKAGVEGAADFLEDPNNGLKEVNEELQQYSSNISGVPHFVLNGKYQLSGGQPPESFIRAFQAASNITA